In Ahaetulla prasina isolate Xishuangbanna chromosome 5, ASM2864084v1, whole genome shotgun sequence, the following are encoded in one genomic region:
- the ZBED1 gene encoding E3 SUMO-protein ligase ZBED1 isoform X1: MENKTLETSPSDLKLVAHPRAKSKVWKYFGFDTNAEGCILQWKKIYCRICMAQIAYSGNTSNLSYHLEKNHPDEFCEFVKSNTEQMREAFATAFSKLKPESSQQVVQDNLIIKTSHNYENKKHQELTSAVISLICEGLHPPSIVDEPTFKSLLRTADPRYELPCRKYFCTKGIPEKYVAVREIVLKELIDILWCGISTDIWRSHSQNRSYVTLSVHFLSTGSSGSLAINSRCLKTFEVPEENTAETITRVLYEIFIEWEINTKTFGATTDNGKDVVKACSLLDISVQMPCLGQTFNVGIQQAFQLPRLSNVLSRCRKLVEYFQQSAVAMYMLSEKQQQQNSLHCMLVSDRVSWWGSTLAMLQRLKEQQFVIAAVLVEDSNNHHLMLEANEWNTIEGLVDLLQPFKQVAEMISASKYPRISMVKPLLHMLLNTTLSIKENDLKEISMAKEVIAKELSVTYQHNPEIDMFLNVATFLDPRYKKLPFLSTFEKQQVENRVLEEAKSILEKIKDNTSRPEEKLFAVSEEPPVKKAAISSTPPPTSAINNMLAEIFCQTGSVEDQEEWHAQIIEELSNFKSQKVLGLSEDPLKWWSDRLALFPVLPKVLQKYWCIVATRIFPERLFSSSANVVSAKRNRLAPAHVDEQVFLYENTHSGSEAEPDEEDEGEWGLEQDHMINSSNTANGSSSFLNMRDNGFM, encoded by the coding sequence ATGGAGAATAAAACTTTGGAAACTTCCCCATCAGACCTAAAGTTAGTGGCCCACCCAAGAGCAAAGAGTAAAGTATGGAAGTACTTTGGCTTTGATACCAATGCAGAGGGATGTATATTACAATGGAAGAAGATCTACTGCCGCATTTGCATGGCACAGATTGCTTATTCAGGAAATACATCCAACCTCTCTTACCATCTTGAAAAGAATCACCCAGATGAATTTTGTGAATTTGTGAAAAGCAATACTGAGCAAATGAGAGAGGCTTTTGCAACTGCATTTTCAAAACTGAAGCCTGAATCATCTCAGCAGGTTGTTCAGGACAACTTAATTATTAAAACAAGTCACAATTATGAGAATAAAAAGCATCAAGAGTTGACCTCAGCAGTGATTAGTTTAATCTGTGAAGGGTTACATCCTCCATCTATTGTTGATGAACCCACATTTAAGAGTCTCTTAAGAACAGCTGACCCCAGATATGAACTTCCTTGCAGAAAGTACTTCTGCACAAAAGGAATTCCTGAAAAATATGTTGCTGTTAGAGAGATTGTGTTAAAAGAATTGATAGACATTCTGTGGTGTGGCATATCAACTGATATATGGAGAAGTCATAGTCAGAATAGATCCTATGTAACATTGTCTGTTCATTTTCTTAGTACTGGTTCTTCTGGCAGCTTGGCTATTAATTCTCGTTGCCTAAAAACATTTGAAGTGCCAGAGGAAAACACTGCAGAGACAATTACAAGAGTCCTGTATGAGATATTCATTGAATGGGAAATTAATACCAAAACTTTTGGGGCTACAACAGACAATGGAAAAGACGTAGTGAAAGCTTGCTCTCTTTTAGACATCTCAGTACAGATgccatgcttaggtcagactttcAATGTGGGTATACAGCAAGCTTTTCAGCTTCCTAGATTGAGCAATGTCCTATCTAGATGTCGAAAACTGGTGGAATATTTTCAGCAGTCTGCAGTAGCCATGTACATGTTGAGTGAGAAGCAGCAACAGCAGAATAGTTTGCATTGCATGCTTGTGAGTGATCGTGTTTCCTGGTGGGGCAGCACACTTGCCATGCTGCAGCGTCTTAAAGAACAACAGTTTGTCATTGCTGCAGTGCTTGTGGAAGATAGCAATAATCACCACCTGATGCTGGAAGCTAATGAATGGAATACAATTGAAGGGCTGGTAGATTTGCTTCAGCCATTCAAGCAGGTAGCTGAGATGATATCTGCTTCCAAATACCCAAGAATAAGCATGGTGAAACCTCTTCTTCATATGCTGTTAAATACAACATTAAGTATAAAAGAAAATGACTTAAAAGAAATAAGCATGGCAAAGGAGGTGATTGCCAAGGAACTATCAGTGACATATCAGCATAATCCTGAGATAGACATGTTTCTTAATGTTGCAACTTTCTTAGATCCAAGATACAAGAAATTGCCCTTTCTTTCGACTTTTGAAAAacaacaggttgagaacagagtGCTGGAAGAAGCAAAAAGTAtcctggaaaaaataaaagacaatactTCAAGGCCTGAAGAAAAATTGTTTGCGGTGTCAGAAGAGCCACCAGTGAAAAAAGCGGCAATTTCTTCAACACCTCCTCCTACTAGTGCTATCAATAATATGCTTGCAGAAATCTTTTGCCAGACGGGGAGTGTTGAAGATCAAGAGGAGTGGCATGCTCAGATTATTGAGGAACTGAGTAATTTCAAGTCACAGAAAGTTCTTGGGCTCAGTGAAGATCCACTCAAGTGGTGGTCCGATAGACTTGCTTTGTTTCCTGTTTTGCCAAAGGTGCTTCAGAAATACTGGTGCATTGTAGCTACAAGGATCTTTCCAGAACGTCTTTTTAGTTCTTCAGCCAATGTTGTTAGTGCTAAAAGAAATCGGCTAGCCCCAGCTCACGTAGATGAGCAGGTTTTTCTGTACGAGAACACTCATAGTGGATCTGAAGCTGAACCTGATGAAGAGGATGAAGGAGAGTGGGGATTGGAACAGGATCATATGATTAATTCAAGTAACACAGCAAATGGGAGCAGCAGTTTTTTAAATATGCGTGATAATGGCTTCATGTAG